ATACAATAGCCTAGAATATgcagatggtttttaaaaaggctatatttgttggggcgcctgggaggctcagtgggttaagcctctgacttcggctcaggtcatgatctcagggtcctgggattgagccccacatcgggctctctgctcagcagggagcctgcttcctcccctctctctgcctgcctctctgcctacttgtgatctctctctgtcaaatttaaaaaaaaaaatcttaaaaaggctATATTTGCAAGAGgcaatgcatttctttttccctttcacttCTGCAGAGGTAATGGATCTCTTTCTTCCTGGGTGGACTTAGTCTCATTTTCTAGTCGCCCATTCATTTCACTGTGGTGTTCGCATAAAAGATGGCAGACACCAGAGACTGTAATCTTTACATTTCTCTGGTCTAGGACTATGAAATGATGGCTCCTCCATGTGGGGACATTTCTGGAGATGTCTGGGAGAACTCTCTCATAAGACAATCATCTTAGGAACCAGAGACCGTGAGCCTGTgtaatttgtattcttttgtatCATCTCTGTGGTGACTTCTATGTaccctgggcagagggaggacacaACAATGGTTTCCAGATTATTTAGGTGACAGGAATCTATGTCTGGCATCTTCACAGCTATGTAATACATGTTGTCACACTGTAACTATTTATGTAGTTCTACCAGGTGGTGCAAATGTTTGGCATTGGCGTTGCTGCATGGAAAGGTGCCCATCCAGACCTTAAggaccattttatttttctcagatgaaaaaaaatttttttaactgtttggtGACTTCAAGCTTTCCCAAACATCCCTGAATCTGTAAATTCCTTCAACCATCATTCAGTTCTTTCTATTATGTTTACAAGAAATTGCAATCCAAAAATATAGTATTATCTTTTGTACTGATAACCTGTCCAGTTATTACAaaagaaatactatttaaattaaacattataaACAATTAGTGATCTTAGAACTTCACGGGCTTCTTAAATGCAAATCTTATATTGAAAATGGAtaggaaactaataaagaaaaagtgCAAAAGCAGAAGGGCAAATAGAAAAGATGCTATATCTGATTGAATTCAcccttttaataatatttttactgAAATTCAATAAAACTTGCCAATATTTTAGAAGTATAAgtacttttttcttctcaaaatattcctttaaaatttcataGTGTAAAAAGGCATGATACTGATGTCAGATACTAAGTCCTTACCAATtcaaacattcatttattcatatatattttattgagcatctacaaTGTATCATCTTAAGCAAGTTATATGGAACATTATTGGCAAATTTTACATGcattatagttttcttcataatCTTCAAGGCACGACAAAAGTCCTACTGATAAGGATGAGTTAGATCAAGGTGATCCTCTAAATATACAAACATGATTTTAGTGATAAGACTCATGAAGAATCCAAGAGGAGAAAATAGGAAGTGGCTTTTTGGGAGGAAAAGATAATTATAGCTCAGTTCACTACTTTTTACCAGAATGTGATGGAATAGAAGAGGTGTGCTGAGGAGAGGTTTAGAAAGTCAGGATAGTTATTTAGACAATCCAAGGAGACATCAAGTAGtactgtttaattatttttagatacaATAGTTAAAAGACTCTCTTGCTAGAGTGGGAGGAAAAATACTTTCTTATCAATACAAGGTTCATGGCACTTGTGGGTATTATTATCCAAACCACTCTCTCTTGTCTGGTTTCTAACCCCACTTTTCTCCTATGTAGGAAGCAATTGCTGACAAAGGATGTAAAATGCAGACTTCCTATGAGCCACTATGTGTTGGGGAAACAGCTCCAGCCTGACCCCAGGATTCTTTATCTTGAATGGTATCCCTGGCCTAGAAGCTGCACACACCTGGATCGCCCTGCCCTTCTGCTTCATGTACATCATCTCTGTCCTGGGGAACTGTGGGCTCATCTACCTCATCAGCCATGAGGAGGCCCTGCACCGGCCCATGTACTACTTCCTGGCCCTACTCTCCTTCACGGACGTCACCCTGTGCACCACCACTGTACCCAAAATGCTGTGCATATTCTGGTTCAACCTCAAGGAGATTGACTTCAacgcctgcctggctcagatgTTTTTTGTCCACACGCTGACTGGGATGGAGTCTGGGGTGCTCATGCTCATGGCCCTGGACCGCTACATTGCCATCTGCTACCCCTTACGTTATTCCACCATCCTCACCAACCCTGTCATCACCAGGGCTGGTCTTGCCACCTTCCTGAGGGGTGTGCTGCTCATCCTCCCATTCACTTTCCTCACCAAGCGTCTGCCCTACTGCCAGGGAAACTTCATTCCCCACACCTACTGTGACCACATGTCTGTGGCCAAGGTGTCCTGTGGCAACTTCAAGGTCAATGCTATCTATGGTCTCTTGGCAGCCCTCTTGATTGGGGGCTTTGATATGTTCTGTATTTCTGTGTCTTACACTATGATCTTGCGAGCAGTGGTGAGTTTGTCCTCTGCAGATGCTCGCCAGAAAGCCTTTGGCACCTGTACATCCCACATATGTGCTATTGTCATCACTTATGTTCCAGCCCTGTTCACCATTTTTACTCATCGTTTTGGGGGACAAAACATTCCCTACCATGTCCATATTCTGATTGCTAATCTCTATTTGATGTTGCCTCCTACCCTGAACCCCATTGTTTATGGAGTCAAGACCAAGCGGATCCGGGAAGGAGTCATCAAGTTATTTCTTAAAGAGAAAGATGTCTTAGTTATGAAATAAATTCATGCGTTAATATCCAAAATCAAGGAAAGACAAGAAATGTTTCAGAGGAGATTCTTGAGCATAACTTTAAAGTCAGTGGGTTCATTGCAGAAAACGATATGCATTGAATATCTACTATAATAACTGAATTCTTTTTCATAAAACTCATCAATGataaaaattgattaaataaaaaagaatgtctcCTAAAgttgaggacttttttttttctcgaaAGGAATTTCACATTAATGTAATTTCAAAGCTGTTTGGAAGTCATTGCATTGCTTAAATTCCTAATATGCTTTTCCCATGAAACAAATTGCAAATGGGAtgcacatgagaaaaaaaattcctgatcCCATATTTGGTATTCACCCATTTTTGGCAGGAAATCCATTATAAAAAGAAGTGTCAGCATCTGTTTCTTAAGACCCTTCACTCATGTTTTAGTGACTTCATTAACCCTCTATTCCTTTTACTGCATAATTTAGTATAACTTGTTTCAGTTATGTAAACTATCTCATATCTATCTAAGCTATGTTGAATTTCCAGTATCAAGGAGAatgattttcatgtatttctatCAATACTACCTAAATAAAAGATGGAAAGATAGCAAGGGAATAAACCACAAAATCTTAAATCAATTTTCTGAAGATAATTCTAGGATATTTTTGAAGTAGACAGAGAATAAGTCTTATAAATGGTTGTAAAgtggtagtaaaaaaaaaaaaaaagggaattcaCCAGAAAAATTGATAGGCATTTAGGTTTGGGTGACTTCATAGACTTTTTTTCCAACCTTAGTCACCACAGCTGAaaatctataaatttttaaaagatttatttatttatttgacagagaaagagagagcacaagaagggggagcagcaggcagagagagagggagaagcagaatccccactgagcagggagtccgatgtgcagtttgatcccaggaccctgggatcgtgacctgagctaaaggcagatgcttaaccaactgaaccaccagaGTGCCCTAAAAATCTTCTATAATTTGACTCCAAAGTGAAGTTGATTGCCAAAGAAAGTTTACATAATGATCAAGCCATTTGCAAACATTGGCCCTATCTCCTGTAACCAGGCCCTGTTCCCACACAGCAAAACATGGAGAACTAAGAACCTGCATTGGACACTGAACAAGCCTGAATATACCTTTTATATTGATTTCCATTCCCTGCACACTAAGGAAATCTAGCTCTGGATGAAAAGTTTttgagttttgtagttttattgcCAATCCAAACCTTATACCACCACTGGtgaaatgcatatttattaatatttaagtaCATCATTGAAAGTAATTAGAAAAGTATGTCATTCTTCCACCAGAATTTTGAAGACAGCAATATGTAATTTGGAGTTTCCTGAAGTTACATCGCACTAAAAATGTTAAGTTTGTTATTACATTATATTAGGTTGATATTTTGAGGGTCTCTAGCCTGTGTAGGAGTTTGAATATAAACAGGAATGAATAATTCCCCCAACACTCCAAACACATGGATATCCTGAATTAAATATACTTATGAAATTATAGAGAGTAAAATtaaagtcaaataaattaattaataaagatttcaaaaataaaaaagaaaatcacagaggcAATTAGGAATTACTCAAATGACTTCAGTGTTGGGACTCTATTGCCTGTGTGGTAAGGCTAGACAAAGTGAGAAGTCTAGAATCTGGAATGACAACATAATCTTTGATGGAAACTAAAATACCTATGCCTGCcagcccaaaggaaaaaaagtatattactATGATATCTACTATCTACTACCACTATGAAAATCTGAGACTACACAAATGCAACACATATCACTATAGATGaatccaaaaaagataaaaacatacaaagaCATTTTCTGGCAATAGTTTTTCCCTATACATTCATTGTGTCTCATTTAACTGCTTACCCCCATATTGAGAAACATATATACCCATCTTCAACATAATGAGAAAAAGTGCAAATATAGAAAACAATCAGACAGGAAGTAGGTATTAAAAGGGAGGGATAAATATATAAAggtatatattaatacatttagtCCACAAATCTTTACTAATAATTACTGTAGGTGAGGTTATGGGTGGGATGGACCTTGATTTCAGTAACTTATGGGAATTGTATATTGTACACCAGCAGCATGGTAAGAGAAGAATGCTCCCTCAGGAGGAGAGAGATCAAACTTGGCTAAAAAGTGTAGGTGTAGTAATTTGTATAttattctcctctctctgtctgcataTGAGAAAGgcgagagagaaaggaaaaaaagatatttataatctGTGTTTATTGAAAAACACTGAGAATAGACAAATCCAACTCTGGTTGAAGGCAAATAAAGAAGCAACACCATCACAGATAATAATTTTATTGTGTCTATAGTAATATCCTAGTAAGCAAGAAGGAAATGACAAGAATCACAGATGTCTAAATTATACAATGTTAgattaaaaagactaaaaaatgtttcaaaagtggtgatgatttcatataatctatgaaaaaggagaaaaatatcatAAGGATAGAAATGCCTTAGGTGGACAGATTAGAGAATGAGATATGGTAGCAGAATGGAACCAAACAATGATAAATGAGTAAAAGAAAGCTTAATTGGGAAGgtaaaaacatgataaaaattaaaatctatgatTAAAGAGTAAGGAACATGTTAAATTTTTCAATcagtaattattataaattagtaATTACCATATACTAGAAGGATGCCTGAAGAGGAAACATAAATAACCATGGTGTAAATAAAGCAGAGCTCAGAATACTAGAACAAAAATATGCAATGCCATAAAGAAAATAACAggtataaaattaatattgatgTATGTATGCAAGTTAAAGTGTCTATCAcatacaaaggggaaaaaagcactcCAAGAGACTCATTACAATAGACAGTTAAATATCTGAACTACAGTAATGATAAAGAAAGCAAATACAGTTCATATGTAAACAGGAAATATCAGGTTACATGTAAAGGAAATAAGAgataagagaaattttttaaaattttattttattttactttttctcagtgttccaaaattcattgtttatgcaccacacccagtgctgcatgcaatatatgccctccttaatactcaccaccaggctcagtttgtttctcagagttcacagtctctcatggtttgtcttcctctcaggttccccccaactcacttctcctctccttcttccaagtgtcctccttgttattccttatgctccacaaataagcaaaaccatatgataattgattctctctacttgacttatttcactcagcataatctcttccagtcccatccatgttgatactaaagttgggtattcatcctttctgatggaggcataatactccattgcatatatgggccatatcttctttatccattcgtctcttgaagaccatcttagttctttccacagtttggtgactgtggccattgctgctctaaCATTGGACtatggatggcccttcttttcactacatctgtatctttggggtaaatacccagtagtgcaattgcaaagtcatagggtagctctgtatttaatttcttaaggaatctccacactcttttccaaagtggctgcaccaacttgcattcccatcaacagtgtaagagggttaacctttctacacatcctctctaacacttgttgttttctgtcttgttgattttggccattctaactggtaaaaggtggcatctcaatgtgcttttgatttgaatttccctgatggctaatgatgatgaacattttttcgtgtgtctgctagccatttgcatgtcttctttggagatgtgtctgtttgtgtctcctgcccatttttgagataagagaaaattatggtaaaagaggaaaaaaaagaagagggaaggagagaagaagggagagaagagaaggaaaagagaggagacagatgaaataaataaatgtctattcatatgCTGCAATTTTCAGGAGACTGGGATtaattgtttagaattttttataagaccatgattatatttaaaattacccATATTGTATAAAACATTTGTTTGATCAATGTCTGTTCTAAATAAAATTCCAATTTgtgaatacaaaataatttattacacTCTTGAAGAACATTTTTGGTGGACTCCTATGAATAACAGTACTCTGAACATTCTTGTATATGTCTTTGGGAACAAATATTTGtacattcttttgttttactaTGCAGGAGTGAGATttctggatcatacagtagttttaggttcactcTTGGTATACAGTATAAACTATATTCTAAGGTGGTTGTACCAAATTGAACTCCCACCAAGACTATAAATTATTCACTCTACATTTTTCCCAACACTTGGTATTGCAAGTGTTGTggcattttaatttgcattttcctgatgacaaagaagatggaatatatttttataagctcTCCACTATTTAGATGACTCTAGGGGGGTGGCAGTTAAGacttttgctcttttctcttaaaatttttgtttcattattgaagtataaaatttctttatatatttggaataaGGCTTGTCAGTTACATATATTgccatatattttcttccaaccTGCTCCATTTCTATTACCTTAAATTTTTTTGATGAGAAAAAATTTATCTTATTGTagtccaatttttttaaagattttatttatttatttgacagagagaaatcacaagtaagcagagaggcaggcagagagagaggaggaagcaggctccccactgagcagaaagcccaatgcggggctcgaacccaggacctgggatcatgacctgagccaaaggcagcggcttaacccactgagccacccaggcgccccttgtggtccaatttttatttatttttatttttttaagtttttatttaaaatctagttagttaacatacagtgtaatattagtttcttttttattattatgattttttaaaagattttatttatttatttgacagacagagaccacaagtaggcagggaggcaggcagagagagagaggaggaagcaggctccctgctgagcagagagccctatgtggggctcgataccaggactctgggatcatgacctgagccgaaggcagaggctttaacccactgagccacccaggcgcccctattattatgattttttttattgtgttcactTAACCAAATATAGTAAATGCATTGTTAGTTTCtgatgttcaatgattcattagttgcatataacacacagtgctcaggtgggcaatttagtgattcagcacttccattcAACACAACAGTATTCatcacaaatgcactccttaatccctatcacctacttaacccatcctcccacccacctccctctagtaaccatcagcttgttctcaatagttatttttttaaaatattttatttatttatttgacagagagagagatcacaaatagggagatagaaaggcagagagagcgggggaagcagactccccactgagcagagagcctgatgtgtggctcaatcccaggaccctgagaccatgatccaagctgagccaaaggcagaggcttaacccactgagccatccagctgcccctgttctctatagttaaagtctgttttctggtttgcctctctcttttttacccctatgttcattttgtttcttaaattgcgcCTATGAGTCTGGATAATGCATATGAGTCTGGATAATTGCATATAAGTGATATACCACACTTTTAACTATGAATATATTATCCAGACATAAAACCAACCAGGAAACATTGGACTTCAACTATACtttagaccaaatggacttaGAAAATTACAGAATGTTCTATTCAACAGCAGAAGACTACACATTCTCCTCAAGCATACATGAAATATTCTCTGGGATGGAttatatgttaggccacaaaacaggtctttgttttttaatttaattttattttttagtgttccaagattcattgtttatgcaagtCTTAGCAAacttaagaggggcgcctgggtggctcagttggttaagcatctgccttcagctcaggtcatgatcccagggttctgggatccagtcccatgtctggctccatgctccatggggagcctgcttctccctctgctcctccccctgctcatgctatctctctctctcaaataaataaaaatttaaaaaaatataagaaaattgaggggcacctgggtggctcagtcgttaagcatctgccttcaggtcaggtcatgatcccaaggtcctgggattgagcccagctaccagctgcctgctcagcgggaagcctgcttctccctctcccactcccctgtttgtgttccctgtctctctctgtcaaataaataaataaaatcttttttaaaaattacaagaaaattgAAATCACATTAAGTATCTTTTCTAAGCACAATGGCATGAAACTAGTTATCAGTAACAGGAGGAAGCTAGacaattcacaaatatgtagaaGTTAAACAATATACTCCTGAATAGCAGTGAGCCAAAGATGAAGCCAAAACATGTTTGGAAACAAGAAAAAGTATAAACACAAAGAATCAAAACTTgtgtgaaactgaaaaaaaaaacaattctgagagggatatttataatgataaatgcCTACgttaagaataaagaaagatcttaggggcgcctgggtggctcaatgggttaagcctctgcctttggctcaggttatgatcccagagtcctgggatggagccccgcatcatcaggctctctgctcggcagggagcctgctttccacccacaccacctgcctctctgcctacttgtgatctctgtcaaataaaaaaataaaatctaaaaaaaaaaaaaaaagaaaaagaaagatcttaaataaacaatctaactttacatttgagggaactagaaaaaggagaatatattaagataaaagttagcagaaagaaggaaataatggaaatcagagaagaaataaatgaactaaagtgtatgaaaacatttggaaagaccaatgaaactaagagctgatttTTGTATGGGTggctaatattattttaataacaaccATTCCACTCACAGAGTCCTTGAAAGCCCTTTCCCActtcctgtctcctcctctcttctgcaTTCATTTCGCCAGATGAAGGAACCACACTTTGAAGATGCCTATTGACTTGACAAGGTCACCTAGTTGCTGGGAGGCTGAACCAAACTGAAACCCTAGAGCTCTTCTGACTCCCAAACCAGTGCTCTTCTCCTGAGTCCCACCTCAGAGATAGCAAGGTCCAGAGGATGTCactctaaaagaaaaaactgataccataaaaaatcctagaggagaacatagcagtaacctctttgacatcagtcgtAGCAACTTCTTTTTAGATGttttctgaggcaagggaaacaaaagcaaaaatgaactgttgggactataccaaaataaaaccCTTCTACccagtgaaggaaataattgacaaaactaaaaggtaacctacagaatggaagaaggtatttaCCAATGACATATCTTATAAAGGGTTAgaacccaaaatacataaataacttataaaactcaacacctaaaaaaatgaatattccaattaaaaaatgggcagatgatatgaacacttttccaaagaagatctacagatgaccaacagacacatgaaaagatgctcaacatcactcatcgtcaagcaaatgcaaatcaaatctacaatgaaatatcaccacacatgtgtcagaatggctaaaatcaacaacacaggaaacaacaggtattgataaggatgtggagaaaaaggaatcctcctGCACTGTagatggaaatgcaaactgatgcaCTATACTGAAGACCATATAGAGGttcctaaaaatgttaaaaacaaaaatgaaaataaaaacaaaaactaccctaagatccagcaattgcactgctaagTATTTGCCCAaggaatacaaaaaataataattcaaagggatacttgtaccctaatgtttatatagcagcattatctaaatagccagattatggaaagaccccaaattCCCATTggctgatggatggataaagaagaggtgatatatatatatatatatatatatatatagagagagagagagagagagagattgatttacTTAGCtataaaaaaagactgaaattctTCCATtcacaatgacatggatagaactagagaatgttatgctaggtgaaataagtcagtcagagaaagataaatatatatgtaataaatgttataaatgttatacatttatacatgtatatacatacacacacatacatacatattcagGGTGGTAAAATGAACCATTTATTTAGTAGCTAAGAGGAAAGATTGATATTGTAGGTGCTTTAATGcattttttggaattttataattatgtactTAGaccatcattttataaattaataaaaatggaaaatgcataATTCTTATGACTATCAGATCTCCTTGAATCCACATAGGGTAGGAAGACATTTACCTCTGACACAGttattgttttatagtttcactCCTGCTTAAAAAGCTGATCaatataaaataatctcaaaagtCCCAAAGGATCTTAACTTCAACCAGAGCCCTCTGAGACATCAACTGTAGAGATCCAATTAGGCATAGACACTCAAGTCTGGGGAATCCTCAAAGGGTACAGCAATACTATGTAGAGGTGGAAACTGGTTGTTACAGAACTGTTAGATGCTCAGAAGTCTCAGTCATGTCTATAAACCCAGTCTTTGCTGATACTGAGGTGAGTTTGGGTGATTCCCAAAGACTTGTATTTCCCAAAATATAATGCTTATAGTACAAGAAATACAAGTGTTTGAGATGTGGTTGATTGGAAGCCTAGTATTTCTTCTTGACTCCAATCAGAATGGATGACCACTTATTTAAGGACTAAGAGGGAAAACAGCATACCCCTAattgtgaaataaatttaaaactaccTCAGAATTCATTGAATAAGAAGTATGGACAATAAGGGGCTCCAATGGGAAGAACACAAAAGCTTTTGCCTTaatagatatcttttttttttaagattttatttatttatttgacagaccgagatcacaagtaggcagagaggcaggcagcgagatgaggaagcaggcttgccactgagcagagagcctgatgcggggaccccaggatcatgacctgagccgaaggcagaggccttaacccactgagccacccaggcaccccgccttAATAGATATCTGTACTCAGAACTGCTTCTGGTGGAAATGGTCTTTGTGAGCAGGTGGAAAGTAACTGAATCTGAAAAGGCATTGAGAGAAATTCCTGAGAGGGGTTTCCCTATAGAAATCTTCCCATACAACCCCACTTCCAGGTGCCATACTGTGTTGATGTGAACAAGTCCAGTTGTAGGATTCCAGCTATCTCACAGACAGGTTCTCTCTCACAGAATGAGTTTCTCTGCAAGGATACCTCCCTTGGCTAAGGACTGATTTTCTGTTACTttacacatttattctttttcttccctaggACACAGTTAAGAACAAGATTTCTCCTCTTCCAATGTCATAATGAATTATTTCAGCTAGTTATGCCCAACAGCTATTCCTTCACTTATTTAGGACCATGGACAGAGAGTGATTAAACACATGACTTCAATGTCAAACCAACGTACATCTTGATTCTCCCAGGTTTTTAAGTGTTGCCAACTTAGACTTTTAATTGAGTTGCCTTGCACTTACATTccctcatatataaaatgaggtTAATGACATGTATTCACGACATTAATATAAATTTGAATACAGGAGTCAACACAATTGAAATAGTACCCAGTAGTGGAACAGACTCTGGTGTTTTTGGTTCACTAAGGTAGTCCCTAAAAGTAGAGTAATACCTGGCAtgtaatcaatcaataaataccTGTTAAGTGAATAATATGTGTTTTAACACATAATCTGGCAATTACTGTCTATTATTACGATAGATCACATATACTGATGACTTACTAAATGTCAGACAACACTTAAAGGATCAACTCTCATTTAACCTCTATAGTCTATACTATTATTACCTTCCCTTTAAAAGCATTGTAATTGTTCAAGTCTATCCAGCTACTTAGTGTTGGAAATTCACGGACCCTCAGTGTCTATATTTCCATGAGTAAGCATACAATAGGACTCCACTTTCGTATTTTCAGAGGGCAGACATACCTatctagttttcttcctttttatatctAAGTTTAAAAGTAGCCCACTCAATAGCAGAATTCACATGCCTCTTCTGAGGAATGTGAATCATCTGAGATGATGGGGAATCATCTGAGAGGGATAGTGTAGACAGAAATCTTATactgagggagaaaaagagctGGCACTCTGCTTGTTTATGATTAATGAGTGTAGATTAATTGCTGAGTTGTATGTTATTGCTGTTTGGAAGAGCCTGAGAATTTTCCATGATAAGCaatctgttttaatttataaGCCAGTTATTCAGAATGAAATATTCTCCTTTGTTATCTCAATATCCTGATCTTTCAGTCTTGTGGCTATAGTGTTCTCTTAGAAGGAAGCAGACATCAGTAGTGGCCTCCTATTCACACCATTCTCTCTGCAGAGGTTCCAATGGCCAACTGCTGAGTGACCTAGAATTAGCAGAAGACTTGTGAGG
This DNA window, taken from Lutra lutra chromosome 10, mLutLut1.2, whole genome shotgun sequence, encodes the following:
- the LOC125080133 gene encoding olfactory receptor 52N2-like, whose translation is MCWGNSSSLTPGFFILNGIPGLEAAHTWIALPFCFMYIISVLGNCGLIYLISHEEALHRPMYYFLALLSFTDVTLCTTTVPKMLCIFWFNLKEIDFNACLAQMFFVHTLTGMESGVLMLMALDRYIAICYPLRYSTILTNPVITRAGLATFLRGVLLILPFTFLTKRLPYCQGNFIPHTYCDHMSVAKVSCGNFKVNAIYGLLAALLIGGFDMFCISVSYTMILRAVVSLSSADARQKAFGTCTSHICAIVITYVPALFTIFTHRFGGQNIPYHVHILIANLYLMLPPTLNPIVYGVKTKRIREGVIKLFLKEKDVLVMK